One Pseudorca crassidens isolate mPseCra1 chromosome 21, mPseCra1.hap1, whole genome shotgun sequence DNA segment encodes these proteins:
- the TM2D2 gene encoding TM2 domain-containing protein 2 gives MVLGGCPVSYLLLCGQAALLMGNLLLLHCVSRSHSHNTTAEPEPTSAGAAHPESSTGSASWEYGDPHSPVILCSYLPDEFIECEDPVDHVGNATASQELGYGCLKFGGQAYSDVEHTSVQCRALDGIECASPRTFLRENKPCIKYTGHYFITTLLYSFFLGCFGVDRFCLGHTGTAVGKLLTLGGLGIWWFVDLILLITGGLMPSDGSNWCTVY, from the exons ATGGTGCTGGGTGGTTGCCCGGTGAGTTACTTACTCCTCTGCGGCCAGGCGGCTTTGCTGATGGGGAATCTCCTGCTGCTGCACTGTGTCTCTCGGAGCCACTCGCACAACACTACCGCCGAGCCCGAGCCCACATCCGCTGGCGCCGCCCATCCGGAGAGCTCCACCGGCTCCGCGAGCTGGGAATATGGCGACCCCCACTCTCCAGTCATCCTTTGCTCTTACCT ACCCGATGAATTTATAGAATGTGAAGACCCAGTGGATCATGTTGGAAATGCAACGGCATCCCAGGAACTTGGTTATGGTTGTCTCaag TTCGGTGGTCAGGCCTACAGTGATGTGGAACACACCTCCGTACAGTGCCGCGCCCTGGACGGAATCGAATGTGCCAGTCCTAGGACCTTCTTACGAGAGAATAAACCTTGTATAAA GTATACCGGACACTACTTCATAACCACTTTGCTCTACTCCTTCTTCCTGGGATGTTTTGGAGTAGATCGTTTCTGTCTGGGACATACTGGCACAGCAGTAGGGAAGCTCTTGACACTTGGAGGACTTGGGATTTGGTGGTTTGTTGACCTTATTTTGCTTATTACTGGAGGGCTGATGCCAAGTGACGGCAGCAATTGGTGCACTGTTTACTAA